The following nucleotide sequence is from Osmia lignaria lignaria isolate PbOS001 chromosome 16, iyOsmLign1, whole genome shotgun sequence.
GTCTGGCTCGTTACTAGCCGTATCTGCttcgtcgtcatcgtcatcatcatccGCATCGTTGTCACCTTTATCCGAATATTGCCCTTCGACTTCTGGATCACCGCTTCCGGATGGGATCAACAATCGATCGGAACTGTTTGAATTTTCAGTCGACGGATCCCCGTATCCATACATCGCAAGTAGATCTTTTAGTGGCATATCACCTTCCTGAAAGAAGACGAAAAAACAAATGATCACCATGCCACGTATAACAAACAGACTAAACATACGAATCTCACTACGAGAACGCACTTTGAGTCCAAAGTGTTGTAGAAACTTatcataattgtaattatttatgggcttgattttttcatttcacaGGCTTGATCCTAGAATAGTTGGGATCAGAATCTTGTTACAAAGTGAACATTATAcatgttaaatattttacacAGACACCTCAGAATTATACCTTTTGCAAGTCGGACAACTCGTTGTGAGAATCTTCACTACCTTCTAAAGCTTCTTCTTCGTCTAACGTCCGTTCATCATCAAAATCATTTACCATCATTTCAGTAGCTGGACCCATATCATAATCTCGATCTGCCCTGTAAAATGTTTAAAGCTTAAAACTCTgtttctttttcagttttataAACAATCATTGCAAAAAGATTAATGGCTAATAATCAACTCATGTTTACTAACATGTTTATATCTCTTGCAGTAACCAAAGCAGAAACATGTCACGTAGATACTATAGAAGGATGTACTAGTGATCGATGCACAGTTACAATTTTGAAGAAGTGTCCTCAAGCAACCTGCATTGTAGATCTTTTTTAATCTTACTGATTTAATTGAACGCTTCTATTATTTAGACAAAGTAACGTATTAAAAGAACATAACGTGTATTTTATGACGCGTACCTAACCTTAAGATCTGATGACATTCATGTTGATTTTATGTTTACAACAATAAGTCATTTTAACAGTACAAATTATGTGTGTCTTAAAGTCTTGTTACTGACGCTCCATGCTGCAATgaacttcacttcactgcactggAAATTTGATTTCAATTGTAGATCTTCAgaaaaattagtaaatttgtCAGCACAAGAATTTCATGATATATCTAACATTTTTCTAAGGCACAATTTTAATCAATGACAAAACTATTTCAATCGCATCAACCCAAGTCGTTCAGAATTGCTACAGACTTTAagcaaataaattgaaaaatgcacagtatattatttatattcgtCAAATGTATCATTTCACTTCTGTAACATCTTAAAAAGCGGGAAAATCATGATACCCGTTGTAGCGACCAATCATGAACACTTGAAGCTGCAGAGGATGCATTTTACCATTGGTTAAAAAACATAATCtcctaaataaattttattgcaaacGCCCCCCCATTCGTATCGAATTTTaaagcaatttttaatattattaaataatataagtaCATTGTATAATATGAATGTAATAAAACATGTATGTGTGTACAGCGtcgagcaaagtagacttcCCTAGCAAAAATGCAACAGTTGATCGTACAGTATTCAACAGTATTGTCGTTTATAGAGGAAATACATTATGTTCTCCTGTGTATTAAAGAACAATTGCTTTAAAAAGGAGctggtaaatatttcaaaagtgcAATTAATATTAAGAGTTTCAAggtaaataaaatgtttatgaTAAAGTATTTTGCAGTcaaatatgtaaataatattGTTCATTACAGAAGCACTTCCACACAAAAGTATGATGTTGATGACTACCAGTTTCTTGAAAGGAGTCAAACTCCTACAATGCATTTTCAATCATCTCTGCCACGTTTATCAATTCCTAAACTAGAGGATACATGCAGAAGATATTTAAATGCTCAAAGAccattattatcaaatgaagaattgaaaaaaaCTGCAATTTATGTTGATGAATTTCTTACTAAAGATGGAATTAGATTACACAAAGAACTTCTTAAGGTAGATGCTGAAAATTCTCATACTAGCTATATTAGTGAACCTTGGTTTGATATGTATCTACGAGATCGTAAATCTTTACCTATTAATTATAATCCTTTTTTGGTACTTGAACCAATGTGCAATCCAAAATATAATACACAATTAGTGAAAACAACAAATCTTGTTATATCATCATTAAGATTTATGAAATCATTAAAAGAAGATGTGTTAAGGCCAGAGGTATTCTATATGAATCCTGAAACATCTAACAGTAAACTATATCATACTATTACAAGACTGTTACCATCCCAGTATAATTGTTATGGAGCCTACTTGTTCAAGGTGAGAATTACTGTCTGATAGAATCCAATCTAGCCATTGATTTCATGTCTTCAGAAGTAAAAAACTGTTATTTTAGGCTTTTCCATTAGATATGTCACAGTATCACAATTTGTTTAATACCACAAGATTACCAAAAACAACAAAAGATGAAATTtatcaagatatatctggaaaacacATAATTGTAATGAGAAAAGGACATTTCTACTCTTTTGATGTAATGGATGAAAATGGATACATTTATGAACCAAAAACAATAGCAAATAGCTTGAAATCTATTTTGGAAGATAATATAACAAGCAATGAAACTCCCATTGGAATACTTACAACAGCAGAACGAAATTTATGGGCTGATACAAGAGCACACTTGTTACAAATTGGTAATCAAGAAACATTACAAAAAATAGATTCTGCTGTATTCATGATGATATTGGATGATACCTGTATTGGCAGTGATTACAATAAACTAATTGAAACATATCTCCATGCTGATGGAACAAACAGGTGGTTTGATAAATCATTTTCTCTAATTGTTACACAGGATGGGTATGCTGGAATAAATTTTGAGCATTCATGGGGGGATGGAGTAGCTGTATTAAGATTTCTTAaggtaaatgatataaaaatgtgacttgaaaaatttgatactacatcatattttttttttaggatGTAAATAATGACATGACTAAACGACCAAACTTCCATCCTGATGATATTAATTACCTTAAAAACGGGACAACAGACGTTAAAAGACTTGAATTTGTTATtgacaataaaatacaaaatattgttaataCAGAGAAAACAAAATTTGAGAAATGGACGAAAGACCTAAGTATTGATCATATGATATTCAATGAATTTGGTAAAACTCAATGTAAACAATTTGGCGTGAGCCCTGATGCAATTATGCAATTAGCTTTTCAATTAGCTTTATATTATCAAAAGAATTGTGCAGTTCCTACATATGAATCTTGTAGTACAGCTGCATTTAAACATGGTCGAACAGAAACTCTAAGGCCTTGTACAGTGGAAACAAAAG
It contains:
- the CPT2 gene encoding carnitine palmitoyltransferase 2 — its product is MFSCVLKNNCFKKELVNISKVQLILRVSRSTSTQKYDVDDYQFLERSQTPTMHFQSSLPRLSIPKLEDTCRRYLNAQRPLLSNEELKKTAIYVDEFLTKDGIRLHKELLKVDAENSHTSYISEPWFDMYLRDRKSLPINYNPFLVLEPMCNPKYNTQLVKTTNLVISSLRFMKSLKEDVLRPEVFYMNPETSNSKLYHTITRLLPSQYNCYGAYLFKAFPLDMSQYHNLFNTTRLPKTTKDEIYQDISGKHIIVMRKGHFYSFDVMDENGYIYEPKTIANSLKSILEDNITSNETPIGILTTAERNLWADTRAHLLQIGNQETLQKIDSAVFMMILDDTCIGSDYNKLIETYLHADGTNRWFDKSFSLIVTQDGYAGINFEHSWGDGVAVLRFLKDVNNDMTKRPNFHPDDINYLKNGTTDVKRLEFVIDNKIQNIVNTEKTKFEKWTKDLSIDHMIFNEFGKTQCKQFGVSPDAIMQLAFQLALYYQKNCAVPTYESCSTAAFKHGRTETLRPCTVETKAICEAIVKKNNNLSMSELKGLIMNCSKVHNQLAKEAVMGQGFDRHLFALKKIWERSNTSKPTIFEDPAYENINHNILSTSTLSDPAICAGGFGPVVNNGYGIGYMIQDERLGAVVTSYKSNCNATEYVSCLNEAFKSIHQVILQGK